One Magnetococcales bacterium genomic window, TTGGCCTGCTTTCATGAACGCCTTCCGGACCGACAGGAACGAAACCGAAACGATCGAGGGTCTCCCTTCGGGTGCTGCTGGAACTGATGAGTATGCTTTGCAATTGAGACCGTGGCAAGCGTTCCTTGTTCCGATACAAGGTGTCATACATCGCCAGCTGTGACAGGCCGGCATCGGTCAAACTTTCGGTGATCTTCAATTCGATCAGGATCCGTTCCGCCTCCAGGTCACGAATCCCGTCCGCCAACAGCAATCGCTGCTCCCTGGTCCATCCTCCTGGCTGCCGCCGGATCAGAATCAGATCCGCCTTGGGCGCGTCCACGACCACCGGAACTTCCAAAAGAACGTCGATGCCGACCGGTTGCAGCAGAGTTCTCAGGGTTTCGCCGACCAGAATGTGCCAGGCTGTCTTCATCGGCGCCACTTCCGTCATTTGTTTCGCGGTTCCTGCATGAAATTGTCCCGCAAACACATACCAACGTCCAGAAGAATCAGGGCCACGCCAAGCCACTTCGACATGAGGCATGGCCCCAAAACAAGTCCACGCATCGCAGGGTTCAATGGGACAGGCGATAGATCGAAGGCATCAGGGGTATCAAGGGGGTGGCAAGGTTTTGCAGGGATTCGGAAGGGCCGGCAAACAGATAGCCCCCCGGCACCATGTGACCACACAGCTTGTTCACAAGCCGTTCCTGGGTATTGCGATCGAAATAGCTCAGAATATTGCGGCAGAAGATGACATCCATCCCCTCGCGCAAGGCAAAACCGGGATCCATGAAATCAAGTTGCCGAAAATTGACCATGGCACGCAGTTCCGGCACCACCCGGGCCAGGCTTTTGCGGCGATCTTTGCTTTTGAGAAGATATTTTTTCTTCAACGAATCGGGAATGGATTGAACCTTTTCCATTTCGTAGATGGCGTTGCGGGCGAACTCCAGAATTCGCGGACTGACATCGGTGGCCAGGATCTGGGATTTGAACGGAATGCCCGGATAATGTTGGGCAAACTCGCTCAACACCATGGCCAGGGTGTAGGAATCCTCTCCCGTGGCGCATCCGGCACTCCAAATGTTGAGGACACGACCGATTCCGGCGCCATGAATCTTGATCAACTCCGGCAGCGCCGACTGGGCAAGAAATTCAAACTGACGGGAATCACGGAAAAATTTTGTCGTGTCGCTGGTCATGGCATCCAGAAGCAACACAAATTCCCGTTCCTCGTCCTCCGTTTCACCGAAAAGAATCCTGTTGTAGTCGGCCAGATGGACGATTCCCAGACTGTTCATCCGCCGTTGCAGCCCAATGCTCAGAAGGCTCTTCCTGGTGATGGGCAAAAGGATACCGAACCGGTTGTGAATTTCGGTGGCAAGGCGTTTGAAGAGTGTTTCATCAAGCGAATCGATCATTGGATCATCAAGGTCATGAATCGCAAGCGAACATCCTTTTCACCTTCGAGGCGGGAAGGATCATCCCCGCGGCAAGGAAGTCACGACGGACCGGCCCTGGTTTGTCATGAAATCGAACCGTCACAGAGACGAATGACCTCCTGGGCCAGTTTTTCCAGAGGCAGAACCGTATCGACCCCGCCATGCTTGATGGCCTCCTTGGGCATGCCGAAGACGACACACGACCGCTCGTCCTGGGCCAGGTTGTGTGCGCCGGCATCCTTCATTTCCTTCATGCCACGGGCGCCGTCATCCCCCATGCCGGTCATGATCACCCCAACGGCATTGGCTCCGGCATAGCGGGCGGCGGAGCGGAACAAAACATCGACCGAAGGGCGGTGCCGGCTGACCAGGGGACCTTCCTTGATTTCGACGAAATAACGGGCGCCACTCCTTTTGAGCAGGGCATGTTTGCTGCCGGGGGCGATGAGGGCCCGGCCACGAACGACGGAATCGTTGTTTTCCGCTTCCTTGACGCTGATCCGGCACAGTCCGTCGAGACGATTGGCGAAGGCCTTGGTAAAATTTTCCGGCATGTGCTGCACGATGACGATGCCCGGCGCGTTGACCGGCATGGCT contains:
- a CDS encoding chemotaxis protein CheR translates to MIDSLDETLFKRLATEIHNRFGILLPITRKSLLSIGLQRRMNSLGIVHLADYNRILFGETEDEEREFVLLLDAMTSDTTKFFRDSRQFEFLAQSALPELIKIHGAGIGRVLNIWSAGCATGEDSYTLAMVLSEFAQHYPGIPFKSQILATDVSPRILEFARNAIYEMEKVQSIPDSLKKKYLLKSKDRRKSLARVVPELRAMVNFRQLDFMDPGFALREGMDVIFCRNILSYFDRNTQERLVNKLCGHMVPGGYLFAGPSESLQNLATPLIPLMPSIYRLSH